A section of the Vibrio vulnificus CMCP6 genome encodes:
- the fieF gene encoding CDF family cation-efflux transporter FieF (FieF, a metal efflux transporter, is a member of the CDF (cation diffusion facilitator) family of transporters.), whose amino-acid sequence MKHQYARLVTMAAWTATAVATLLLLVKIVAWWVTGSVSLLASLIDSFLDIAASVVNLIVVRYALQPADEEHTFGHGKAESLAALAQAMFISGSAVFLILNGIDRFFRPHELNSPEYGVFVSLFAMVVTFALVTFQKYVVKKTGSQAIAADSLHYQSDLFMNAAIMVALGLSYYGVGQADAVFAVGIGLFILYSAFKMVMEAIQTLLDRKLPDEELEQIRCECLAVENVLGVHQLRTRMSGPTRFIQLHLELDDDLPLIKAHQIADEVEERLLACFPDADVLIHQDPYSVVIVSEKEQIEQQW is encoded by the coding sequence ATGAAACACCAATACGCACGTTTAGTGACGATGGCTGCTTGGACGGCAACCGCAGTCGCAACTCTACTTCTCCTCGTTAAAATAGTGGCTTGGTGGGTGACCGGCTCTGTGAGCTTACTTGCCTCGCTGATCGATTCATTCCTCGATATTGCGGCGTCTGTCGTCAACTTAATTGTGGTGCGTTATGCGCTGCAACCTGCTGATGAGGAACACACTTTTGGCCATGGCAAAGCGGAATCGCTCGCGGCGTTGGCTCAAGCGATGTTTATCTCAGGTTCCGCGGTCTTTTTGATCCTCAATGGTATTGATCGCTTCTTCCGTCCTCATGAGTTGAACTCTCCAGAATATGGCGTATTCGTCAGCTTGTTTGCTATGGTGGTGACATTCGCCTTGGTGACATTCCAAAAATACGTGGTGAAGAAGACCGGTAGCCAAGCCATTGCGGCGGACTCTCTGCATTATCAAAGTGACCTATTCATGAATGCGGCCATTATGGTGGCGTTGGGGCTAAGCTATTATGGCGTTGGCCAAGCCGACGCGGTGTTTGCCGTCGGAATCGGGCTGTTTATTCTGTATAGCGCCTTCAAAATGGTGATGGAAGCGATCCAAACCTTGCTCGATCGCAAGCTGCCTGATGAAGAGTTAGAACAAATTCGCTGTGAATGTCTCGCGGTAGAGAATGTTCTGGGGGTGCATCAACTGCGCACTAGAATGTCAGGGCCGACGCGCTTTATTCAGCTTCATCTTGAGTTGGACGATGATCTGCCGTTGATCAAAGCGCACCAAATTGCCGACGAAGTGGAAGAGCGGTTGCTGGCGTGTTTCCCTGATGCCGATGTATTAATCCACCAAGATCCTTATTCTGTGGTGATTGTCAGTGAAAAAGAACAGATAGAACAACAGTGGTAA